The Benincasa hispida cultivar B227 chromosome 9, ASM972705v1, whole genome shotgun sequence genome has a segment encoding these proteins:
- the LOC120084991 gene encoding uncharacterized protein At2g29880-like, which yields MAGREKMTKHIWTKVEDARLVESLLHMVETCWQADNGTFKPGYLQRLLNEKIFSCSIGLSTIECKVRFLKQQYCAIVEMLSNACNEFGWNDEFKCVEVEKEVFDVWVQSHPNAKGLRHKPLPHYEELSIIFGKDMATGEGSETSYD from the exons ATGGCAGGACGTGAGAAAATGACAAAACACATTTGGACGAAGGTTGAAGATGCACGATTAGTGGAGTCTCTATTGCACATGGTGGAAACATGTTGGCAAGCTGATAATGGAACCTTCAAGCCTGGTTATCTACAACGTCTACTTAACGAAAAGATCTTTAGTTGTTCCATCGGGTTGTCAACAATAGAGTGCAAGGTTAGATTTTTAAAGCAACAATATTGTGCAATCGTTGAGATGCTGAGTAATGCATGCAACGAATTTGGTTGGAATGATGAGTTCAAATGTGTGGAAGTAGAGAAAGAGGTTTTCGATGTATGGGTTCAG TCCCATCCCAATGCGAAGGGTTTGAGACATAAACCACTCCCCCACTATGAAGAGCTTTCAATCATATTTGGGAAGGATATGGCCACTGGTGAAGGCAGTGAAACCTCGTACGATTAA